One region of Duncaniella freteri genomic DNA includes:
- a CDS encoding MraY family glycosyltransferase: MAYWIINSLIVFALCVLLAGVLIPQILLIAYRRKLFDEVDERKIHKGLIPRLGGIAFVPVILLSIALTIAANIISGSPQFGNVFFNNSLLMIALFCSLQLLYLVGIADDLIGIKYRAKFVVQIVCAVLLISAGCWFTTLAGSLGIENMPSWMGMPFTAIVIVFIINAMNLIDGIDGLASGLSSIATGIYGISFLLLGEYAYAIISLASLGVLCPFFYYNVFGDVKKHSKIFMGDTGSLTIGLILSMLGIKLFTHPYDPVLNFQPAVLAFSPLIIPSFDVLRVYLVRIRQHRSPFLPDKNHIHHKFLAAGMNPRTAMVTIITISTLFTLINLGLSRMLNINIIVMLDVIIWLIFNSYLNAHIRRHKEAEAEARSAKKNH, translated from the coding sequence ATGGCTTATTGGATCATTAATTCGCTAATAGTTTTCGCGCTGTGCGTATTGCTCGCCGGCGTGCTGATACCTCAGATACTTCTGATTGCATACCGACGCAAACTTTTTGACGAAGTTGATGAAAGAAAAATCCACAAAGGGCTTATCCCTCGACTGGGGGGTATAGCTTTCGTACCCGTAATACTCCTGTCGATTGCACTTACAATCGCCGCCAACATCATCTCGGGCTCGCCTCAGTTCGGCAACGTGTTCTTCAACAACAGCCTGCTGATGATAGCCCTGTTTTGCAGCCTGCAACTGCTCTACCTTGTCGGTATCGCCGATGACCTCATAGGCATAAAGTACCGTGCAAAGTTCGTGGTGCAGATAGTATGTGCCGTGCTTCTGATCAGCGCGGGATGCTGGTTCACCACGCTTGCCGGATCGTTAGGCATCGAGAACATGCCATCATGGATGGGCATGCCGTTCACCGCAATAGTAATAGTGTTCATCATCAATGCCATGAACCTTATCGACGGCATCGACGGCCTTGCTTCGGGACTCAGTTCAATAGCCACAGGCATATACGGCATCTCCTTCCTGCTGCTCGGGGAATATGCCTATGCGATAATATCGTTAGCCTCTCTCGGAGTGCTATGCCCATTCTTCTATTACAACGTGTTCGGAGATGTGAAGAAGCACTCCAAGATATTCATGGGCGACACCGGGTCGCTCACCATCGGACTGATACTCAGCATGCTCGGCATAAAGCTGTTCACCCATCCCTACGATCCGGTACTCAACTTCCAGCCGGCAGTCCTGGCATTCTCTCCCCTGATCATCCCCAGCTTCGATGTGCTGAGAGTGTACCTGGTACGCATACGCCAGCACCGCTCCCCTTTCCTTCCCGACAAGAACCACATACACCATAAATTCCTTGCCGCAGGGATGAATCCCCGCACAGCAATGGTAACCATCATCACTATATCCACACTGTTCACTCTCATCAATCTCGGGTTGAGCCGGATGCTGAACATCAACATTATAGTGATGCTGGATGTTATAATATGGCTGATATTCAACTCCTATCTCAACGCCCACATACGCCGCCACAAGGAGGCAGAGGCAGAAGCCAGATCAGCTAAAAAGAATCACTAA